A genome region from Akkermansiaceae bacterium includes the following:
- a CDS encoding haloacid dehalogenase-like hydrolase, whose protein sequence is MPNLPTFAMTPPETPPPGIALFDMDGTLLAWDCQLLFRHHVLKEEPARYYSVPLFLAFLPFAKLLGTENMKRVFHSFLWKMPPERLAELSRSFAEKLQPSIYHELKERLAHHKQAGHLTILSSASPECYATEVGKLLGFDISLGTVLENTRLFPDLTNHKGANKVARLRELLPPSYFKDGKLANSCGYTDSTADLPMLSICETATLVNPKAELTAIGEKNDWLILRPIRPWKSDFDKGWRVLALLLALCENPAKL, encoded by the coding sequence ATGCCAAACCTCCCAACGTTTGCTATGACCCCGCCGGAAACCCCACCGCCCGGCATCGCCCTTTTCGATATGGACGGCACTCTGCTGGCATGGGATTGCCAGCTCCTGTTCCGCCACCACGTCCTGAAAGAGGAACCCGCACGCTATTATTCCGTCCCGCTATTCCTAGCCTTCCTGCCCTTCGCAAAACTTCTCGGCACCGAGAACATGAAGCGCGTCTTCCACTCCTTCCTCTGGAAGATGCCGCCCGAGCGCCTCGCGGAACTGTCCCGCAGCTTCGCCGAAAAACTCCAGCCAAGCATCTACCACGAGCTGAAGGAAAGACTCGCCCACCACAAACAGGCCGGCCACCTCACCATCCTCAGTTCCGCCAGCCCGGAATGCTACGCCACCGAAGTCGGGAAACTCCTCGGCTTCGACATCTCCCTCGGAACCGTCCTGGAAAACACCCGCCTCTTCCCCGATCTCACCAACCACAAGGGTGCGAACAAGGTCGCCCGCCTCCGCGAACTACTACCCCCATCGTATTTCAAGGACGGGAAACTCGCGAACTCGTGCGGCTACACCGACAGCACCGCAGACCTCCCCATGCTCTCGATCTGCGAAACCGCCACCCTCGTGAACCCTAAGGCGGAGCTCACCGCCATCGGAGAAAAGAACGACTGGCTCATCCTCCGCCCCATCCGGCCTTGGAAATCCGATTTTGACAAGGGCTGGCGCGTGCTCGCCCTCTTACTCGCTCTCTGCGAAAACCCCGCCAAACTCTAA
- a CDS encoding MATE family efflux transporter, whose amino-acid sequence MSLLNESRLTLKLAFPLVIGQVSQMLLGVADTMMIGRLGVTEMAVLTFANSLFYVPFVFGIGVLTSVSVFTAGASGAGDHAAGRASCRHGMYVATALGILLFLLMSAVSLNLGGFGQPEDVVEKTGGYFRIIMLSMIPGLMSMALKNHADALDRPWPPFWIFLWGVVLNVFLNWVMIFGKLGCPAMGLEGAAWATFISRTAILIGMFVWLYRGKGMREWTPFHWFKPPVLAEIRKFLGIGFPASIQMICEVSAFSAAGLMMGRFGETAMAAHQVALMCAATAFMVPLGLSMALSVRIGSANGAGQHHRLRKIVVSGWWLGACWAAIGAAFFLILGTWVSSLFIDEAPVIALSAKILIVVGVFQLFDSLQVGSVSMLRGLHDAHVPALMGFVAYWIIGLPVAVLLSMKFDFGAVGVWCGLAVGLLVACITLGPRLWGKTAPRAATAHPA is encoded by the coding sequence ATGTCTCTCCTCAACGAATCCCGCCTGACCCTGAAGCTGGCTTTCCCGCTGGTGATCGGGCAGGTGAGCCAGATGCTGCTGGGCGTGGCGGACACCATGATGATAGGCCGCCTCGGCGTCACGGAAATGGCGGTGCTGACCTTCGCGAACTCGCTTTTCTACGTTCCCTTCGTGTTCGGGATCGGTGTGCTCACATCTGTCTCGGTTTTCACTGCAGGTGCAAGCGGCGCGGGCGATCATGCGGCCGGGCGGGCAAGCTGCCGCCACGGGATGTATGTCGCGACCGCACTTGGCATTCTCCTTTTCCTGCTGATGTCCGCCGTTTCGCTGAACCTCGGAGGCTTCGGCCAGCCGGAAGACGTGGTGGAAAAAACGGGCGGGTATTTCCGCATTATCATGCTCTCCATGATCCCCGGCCTGATGTCGATGGCATTGAAAAACCATGCAGACGCCCTCGACAGGCCGTGGCCGCCCTTCTGGATTTTCCTGTGGGGCGTGGTCCTGAATGTGTTCCTGAACTGGGTGATGATCTTCGGAAAACTCGGTTGCCCGGCGATGGGGCTGGAGGGCGCGGCATGGGCCACGTTCATCTCGCGGACCGCGATCCTGATCGGGATGTTCGTATGGCTCTACCGGGGAAAAGGCATGAGGGAATGGACGCCGTTCCACTGGTTCAAGCCGCCTGTGCTTGCCGAGATCCGGAAATTCCTCGGCATCGGTTTCCCCGCGAGCATCCAGATGATTTGCGAGGTTTCCGCATTCTCCGCCGCAGGCCTGATGATGGGGCGCTTCGGCGAGACGGCGATGGCCGCGCATCAGGTCGCGCTGATGTGCGCGGCGACGGCATTCATGGTCCCGCTCGGGCTTTCCATGGCGCTGAGCGTCCGCATCGGCTCCGCAAACGGCGCCGGCCAGCATCACAGGCTGCGCAAGATCGTGGTTTCCGGTTGGTGGCTCGGCGCATGCTGGGCGGCGATCGGCGCGGCGTTTTTCCTGATTCTCGGGACATGGGTATCCTCGCTTTTCATCGACGAGGCACCGGTGATCGCTCTCTCCGCGAAAATCCTGATCGTGGTCGGCGTGTTCCAACTTTTCGACAGCCTTCAGGTCGGATCGGTCTCAATGCTCAGGGGCTTGCACGATGCGCACGTGCCTGCGCTCATGGGATTTGTGGCCTACTGGATCATCGGCCTGCCGGTGGCGGTGCTGCTTTCCATGAAATTCGATTTCGGTGCCGTCGGCGTCTGGTGCGGGCTTGCGGTTGGGCTGCTCGTCGCCTGCATCACCCTCGGGCCGCGGCTTTGGGGAAAGACGGCGCCAAGAGCCGCCACCGCTCATCCCGCGTGA
- a CDS encoding 3'-5' exonuclease — protein sequence MKNKPRIIKEAPDSPFGKRSFCLLDIETTGLSTDSCEITEIAVIRVDERFAITGEMSRLVRISGKVPWHITGITGITDALLRAEGQPLAAVLDETWDFMGRMPSYAHNASFDRRFLDANALRSGKDFRFPLECSIPVFKRLLPGRKGFGLTILAEHLRVSGGGAHRALADCRVLLGCLRKAHGITASI from the coding sequence ATGAAAAATAAACCGAGGATTATCAAAGAAGCGCCTGATTCACCGTTCGGGAAACGTTCCTTCTGCTTACTCGACATCGAGACCACGGGGCTATCGACGGATTCCTGTGAGATCACGGAAATCGCGGTGATCCGGGTGGATGAACGTTTCGCAATCACCGGGGAGATGAGCCGCTTGGTGCGAATTTCCGGGAAGGTGCCATGGCACATCACCGGGATCACGGGGATAACCGATGCGTTGTTGCGGGCGGAGGGGCAGCCGCTCGCCGCGGTGCTGGATGAGACCTGGGACTTCATGGGCAGGATGCCCTCATACGCGCACAACGCGAGTTTCGACCGGAGGTTCCTGGATGCCAACGCCTTGCGGTCGGGGAAAGATTTTCGCTTTCCGCTCGAATGCTCCATCCCGGTTTTCAAGCGGCTGTTGCCGGGCAGGAAAGGCTTCGGCCTGACGATACTTGCGGAACATCTTCGCGTGAGCGGCGGCGGGGCGCACCGGGCACTGGCGGATTGCCGGGTGTTGCTCGGATGCCTTCGGAAAGCGCATGGGATAACGGCTTCCATTTGA
- the leuC gene encoding 3-isopropylmalate dehydratase large subunit, with amino-acid sequence MGKSLFQKVWDSHRVGTLGDGRTQLFIGTHLIHEVTSPQAFGMLRDLGLTVKFPQRTFATIDHIVPTINQDQPADPLAAEMIDAIRKNCDDFGVTYFDLKSGKQGIVHVVGPEQGITQPGTTIACGDSHTATHGAFGAIAFGIGTSQVRDVLATQTIALGEMKVRRIEVNGDLRPGVYAKDVILHIIRLLGANGGIGYAYEYAGDVFDRMSMEERMTVCNMSIEGGARCGYVNPDAKTIAYLQGRPYVDNDNFEETAARWLSFASDADAHFDDIVKIDAGDIEPTVTWGISPDAGIGITESIPDPLKAKTPEEKASIEEALAYMKLPGGTPIQGVKIDVAFIGSCTNGRISDFREVAKYIKGHKVASGVHAIAVPGSQIVAIQCEQEGIPEIFRAAGFEWRAAGCSMCLAMNPDKLIGDQLCASSSNRNFKGRQGSPTGRTVLMSPVMVAAAAIKGHITDARELFDLSETSAVA; translated from the coding sequence ATGGGAAAAAGCCTCTTTCAAAAAGTCTGGGATTCACACCGCGTCGGCACCCTCGGGGATGGCCGCACACAGCTCTTCATCGGCACCCACCTCATCCACGAGGTCACCTCGCCGCAGGCCTTCGGGATGCTCCGCGACCTGGGCCTGACGGTGAAATTCCCGCAGCGCACCTTCGCGACCATCGACCACATCGTCCCGACGATCAACCAGGACCAGCCCGCCGATCCGCTCGCCGCTGAGATGATCGATGCGATCCGCAAAAACTGCGATGACTTCGGAGTGACCTATTTCGACCTGAAATCCGGCAAGCAGGGCATCGTCCACGTGGTCGGCCCCGAGCAGGGCATCACCCAGCCGGGCACGACGATCGCCTGCGGCGACTCCCACACCGCCACCCACGGGGCTTTCGGGGCGATCGCGTTCGGGATCGGCACCAGCCAGGTGCGCGACGTGCTGGCAACTCAGACCATCGCGCTCGGCGAGATGAAAGTCCGCCGTATCGAGGTCAACGGCGACCTCCGCCCCGGCGTCTATGCGAAGGACGTGATCCTCCACATCATCCGCCTGCTCGGTGCGAACGGCGGCATCGGCTACGCCTACGAATACGCCGGCGATGTCTTCGACCGCATGTCCATGGAGGAGCGCATGACCGTCTGCAACATGTCCATCGAGGGCGGCGCCCGCTGCGGCTACGTGAACCCGGATGCGAAGACCATCGCCTACCTCCAAGGCCGTCCATACGTGGACAACGACAATTTCGAGGAAACCGCCGCCCGCTGGCTGTCCTTCGCCTCGGATGCCGACGCGCATTTCGACGACATCGTGAAAATCGACGCCGGCGACATCGAGCCGACCGTCACCTGGGGCATTTCCCCTGACGCAGGAATCGGCATCACCGAGAGCATCCCCGACCCGCTCAAGGCCAAGACCCCCGAGGAAAAGGCCAGCATCGAGGAAGCCCTCGCCTACATGAAACTCCCCGGCGGCACCCCGATCCAGGGCGTGAAAATCGACGTCGCTTTCATCGGTTCCTGCACCAACGGCCGCATCTCCGATTTCCGCGAGGTCGCCAAATACATCAAGGGCCACAAGGTCGCGTCGGGCGTGCACGCCATCGCCGTCCCCGGCTCCCAGATCGTCGCGATCCAGTGCGAGCAGGAAGGCATCCCGGAAATTTTCCGCGCCGCGGGCTTCGAATGGCGCGCCGCCGGTTGCTCCATGTGCCTCGCGATGAACCCCGACAAGCTCATCGGCGACCAGCTCTGCGCATCGTCCTCGAACCGGAATTTCAAAGGCCGCCAAGGCTCCCCGACCGGACGCACCGTCCTCATGTCCCCCGTCATGGTCGCCGCCGCCGCGATCAAGGGCCACATCACCGACGCCCGCGAACTCTTCGACCTCTCGGAAACCTCCGCCGTCGCCTAA
- the leuD gene encoding 3-isopropylmalate dehydratase small subunit: MALEPVKQVSGTGVFIPGADIDTDRIIPARFMKCVTFDGLGEFAFYDVRFDSETGEKTNHPLNDERFRDASILIAGVNFGCGSSREHAPQSLKKYGFNAVIAESFAEIFYGNSTTLAMPCVMAAAADIAKLRTAIEAKPDTEITIDLERMTVSTCCDLEFPVKMPESARDALVSGRWDPIQELLDNEAAINERAKALHYV, from the coding sequence ATGGCCCTCGAACCAGTCAAGCAAGTCTCCGGCACCGGAGTTTTCATCCCCGGCGCGGACATCGACACCGACCGCATCATCCCCGCGCGCTTCATGAAATGCGTCACCTTCGACGGTCTCGGCGAATTCGCGTTCTATGACGTGCGCTTCGATTCCGAAACAGGCGAGAAGACGAACCACCCCCTCAACGACGAGCGCTTCAGGGATGCCTCCATCCTCATCGCCGGGGTGAACTTCGGCTGCGGCTCCTCCCGCGAACACGCCCCGCAGTCGCTGAAAAAATACGGCTTCAACGCGGTCATCGCCGAATCCTTTGCGGAAATCTTCTACGGAAACTCCACCACCCTCGCCATGCCATGCGTGATGGCCGCCGCCGCCGACATCGCCAAACTACGCACCGCCATCGAGGCCAAGCCGGACACGGAAATCACCATCGACCTCGAGAGAATGACCGTCAGCACCTGCTGCGACCTCGAGTTCCCCGTGAAGATGCCGGAGTCCGCACGCGACGCCCTCGTCTCCGGCCGCTGGGATCCCATCCAGGAACTGCTGGACAACGAAGCCGCAATCAACGAGCGCGCGAAGGCACTGCACTACGTGTGA
- a CDS encoding terpene cyclase/mutase family protein, whose translation MKTKALLALGLMASTALPTHAQGEYTSIKEEIRQSIARGNAWLASQQKENGFWDDGGLPAFTALALTAQVRDPNLDLSGGKLPENLEKGFDWLAAQQKEDGGIYNRGLMVYNTATSLTALASAGMDKFEPNIVKARRHLIANQWDIGEKGKLDNKNDGGIGYGSKDDHTDMSNTYLALEALALSDKIIEDGNYADEPKLNWDAALTFLSRSQNLTATNDQEWASDDPKNKGGFIYTPGDSKAGTDVTADGKVALRSYGSISYAGMMSLIYAKLSPDDPRVVAVKEWLGKNYTVEENPQMGAQGLFYYYQAMAKALNAAGIDKLPLADGSQGDWRKDLGGKLLATQREDGSWVNDNGRWMESNPVLVTSYTVMALEEIYRSIP comes from the coding sequence ATGAAAACGAAAGCACTCCTAGCCCTCGGACTCATGGCTTCCACAGCCCTCCCTACCCATGCCCAAGGTGAATACACCTCGATCAAGGAGGAGATCCGCCAATCCATCGCGCGCGGCAACGCATGGCTTGCATCACAGCAGAAGGAAAACGGCTTTTGGGACGATGGCGGCCTGCCCGCCTTCACCGCTCTCGCCCTCACCGCCCAGGTGCGCGATCCCAACCTCGATCTCTCCGGCGGCAAGCTCCCCGAAAACCTTGAAAAGGGCTTCGATTGGCTCGCCGCCCAACAGAAAGAGGACGGCGGCATCTACAACCGGGGCCTCATGGTCTACAACACCGCCACTTCCCTCACCGCCCTCGCCTCCGCAGGCATGGACAAATTCGAGCCGAACATCGTCAAGGCTCGCCGCCACCTCATCGCCAACCAGTGGGACATCGGCGAGAAAGGCAAGCTCGACAACAAGAACGACGGCGGCATCGGCTACGGCTCCAAGGACGACCACACCGACATGTCCAACACCTACCTCGCCCTCGAAGCCCTCGCCCTTTCCGACAAGATCATCGAGGACGGCAATTACGCCGACGAGCCGAAGCTCAACTGGGATGCCGCCCTCACCTTCCTTTCCCGCAGCCAGAACCTCACCGCCACCAACGACCAGGAATGGGCTTCCGACGATCCAAAGAACAAGGGCGGCTTCATCTACACCCCCGGAGACTCGAAGGCCGGCACCGATGTCACCGCGGATGGCAAGGTCGCCCTCCGCTCCTACGGCTCCATCTCCTACGCCGGCATGATGTCCCTCATCTACGCGAAGCTCTCCCCGGACGATCCCCGCGTCGTCGCCGTCAAAGAGTGGCTCGGAAAAAACTACACCGTGGAGGAAAACCCGCAGATGGGCGCCCAAGGCCTTTTCTACTACTACCAGGCGATGGCGAAGGCTCTCAATGCCGCTGGCATCGACAAGCTACCCCTCGCCGACGGCTCGCAGGGCGACTGGCGCAAGGATCTCGGCGGTAAACTCCTTGCCACCCAGCGCGAGGACGGCTCGTGGGTCAACGACAACGGCCGCTGGATGGAGTCGAACCCCGTACTCGTCACATCCTACACGGTGATGGCCCTGGAGGAGATCTACCGCTCCATCCCCTGA
- the deoC gene encoding deoxyribose-phosphate aldolase, which produces MVSPKAGGLHALIDRVGKVDRVGIEERVAKYGTRSIKKSAKVFGLNLAVSMVDLTTLEGNDTPGKVRSLCHKALRPHEDLDVPTTAAVCVYPAMVKHAAKIVKGTPVKIASVATAFPSGQAPLATRLAEVKAAVRDGADEIDMVISRGAFLAGEIRQVQDEIAAVRDACGEATLKVILETSELQTYDNIRAASFLAMEVLRPGDFIKTSTGKTSDNATLGNNQVMLEAIRDFYLETGTEIAMKPAGGIRTAKQALTFLIAVKETLGDNWLNNTRYRFGASSVLNDLLRQLMKEKTGNYQAPYTFSEASGGY; this is translated from the coding sequence ATGGTTTCCCCGAAAGCAGGTGGGCTGCACGCCCTGATCGATCGCGTCGGAAAGGTGGATCGCGTCGGCATCGAGGAGCGAGTCGCCAAATACGGCACACGTAGCATCAAGAAATCCGCCAAGGTCTTCGGCCTGAATCTCGCCGTCTCCATGGTCGATCTCACCACCCTTGAGGGCAACGACACCCCCGGGAAAGTCCGATCCCTCTGCCACAAGGCCCTGCGCCCTCACGAGGATCTCGATGTCCCGACCACCGCCGCCGTCTGCGTGTATCCGGCAATGGTGAAACATGCCGCTAAGATCGTGAAAGGCACCCCGGTGAAAATCGCCTCCGTCGCCACAGCCTTCCCATCCGGCCAGGCACCGCTCGCCACCCGCCTCGCCGAGGTCAAGGCCGCCGTCCGGGACGGTGCCGACGAGATCGACATGGTGATCTCACGCGGCGCATTCCTCGCCGGGGAGATCCGGCAGGTGCAGGACGAGATCGCCGCCGTCCGCGATGCCTGCGGCGAGGCCACCCTGAAAGTCATCCTGGAGACCAGCGAGCTGCAGACCTACGACAACATCCGCGCCGCCTCCTTCCTGGCCATGGAAGTCCTCCGACCCGGGGATTTCATCAAAACCTCAACCGGAAAAACCTCCGACAACGCCACCCTCGGCAACAACCAGGTCATGCTCGAGGCGATCCGGGACTTCTACCTGGAAACCGGAACCGAGATCGCCATGAAACCGGCCGGAGGCATCCGCACCGCGAAACAGGCGCTCACCTTCCTCATCGCAGTCAAGGAAACCCTCGGCGACAACTGGCTCAACAACACCCGCTACCGCTTCGGGGCCTCCTCCGTCCTCAACGACCTCCTCCGCCAGCTCATGAAGGAGAAAACCGGGAACTACCAGGCACCCTACACCTTCAGCGAGGCTTCGGGCGGGTATTGA
- a CDS encoding chloride channel protein: protein MAAVRAMRWIAALALVAALVGSASALFLWGLDAATRQRFATPWLVYLLPLAGIAMGSCYRRYGIRVSSGNHAILGNIHKEKETIPLSLAPSIMVATVATHLFGGSAGREGTAVQMGAAISAGVGRFVAKTRDAEHLMLLCGISAGFGAVFGTPFAGAVFALEFTGRNILCRKLIPCLLTALAADFACHAWSVGHTPYPAIALGEITGAMLPLLWKVALAAAVFALASRFFVAASHFIAGKFREWFPHEAVRGGVGGAIVVGLLLLSGTGDYLGLGVLAETADSMTLPRFFSCELHAPATAWIWKLVFTVVTLSAGFKGGEVTPLFFIGAALGNWLAWFLNAPVDLFAGIGMIALFASATKTPYASIIMGVELLGWQMGLPLIAATLIATKLSGSRSVYPKVDEL from the coding sequence ATGGCAGCCGTACGAGCGATGAGATGGATTGCCGCCCTGGCGCTTGTGGCGGCCTTGGTCGGCTCGGCGTCGGCGCTATTCCTGTGGGGGCTTGATGCTGCGACCCGGCAGCGTTTCGCAACGCCGTGGCTCGTTTACCTGCTGCCGCTGGCGGGGATCGCGATGGGGTCTTGCTATCGCCGCTACGGGATACGTGTCAGTTCGGGCAACCACGCCATCCTCGGAAACATCCACAAGGAAAAGGAAACGATTCCCCTTTCGCTCGCGCCAAGCATCATGGTGGCGACGGTGGCGACGCACCTTTTCGGCGGCTCCGCCGGGCGGGAGGGAACGGCCGTGCAGATGGGTGCGGCGATCTCTGCGGGCGTAGGGAGATTTGTCGCGAAAACCCGCGATGCGGAGCACCTGATGCTATTATGCGGGATCTCGGCGGGCTTCGGCGCGGTGTTCGGCACGCCGTTTGCCGGGGCTGTTTTTGCGCTGGAATTCACCGGCCGCAACATCCTTTGCCGGAAGCTGATCCCGTGCCTGCTCACCGCCCTTGCGGCGGATTTTGCCTGCCATGCGTGGAGTGTCGGCCACACGCCTTACCCAGCGATCGCGCTCGGGGAGATCACCGGGGCGATGCTTCCGCTGCTTTGGAAGGTCGCGCTCGCGGCGGCAGTGTTCGCCCTTGCCAGCCGCTTTTTCGTGGCTGCATCCCATTTCATCGCCGGGAAATTCCGCGAGTGGTTCCCCCACGAGGCCGTGCGCGGAGGCGTGGGCGGGGCGATCGTGGTGGGGCTGTTGCTGCTTTCCGGCACAGGCGATTACCTCGGGCTCGGAGTGCTTGCGGAAACTGCGGATTCAATGACACTGCCCCGGTTTTTTTCCTGCGAACTCCACGCGCCTGCCACGGCATGGATTTGGAAACTGGTGTTCACCGTGGTGACCCTGTCTGCGGGTTTCAAGGGCGGGGAGGTCACGCCCCTGTTCTTCATCGGTGCGGCGCTGGGAAACTGGCTCGCCTGGTTCCTCAACGCCCCCGTCGATCTTTTTGCGGGGATCGGCATGATCGCACTTTTCGCTTCCGCCACGAAAACCCCCTACGCCTCCATCATCATGGGCGTGGAACTGCTCGGCTGGCAGATGGGGCTGCCACTCATCGCCGCCACGTTGATCGCCACGAAACTCAGCGGATCGAGATCCGTGTATCCCAAGGTGGATGAGTTGTAG
- the holA gene encoding DNA polymerase III subunit delta, giving the protein MPAKKKTASANASFHVIVGSDDGLVREEALSLYNELTGGNDDGFTHETIDGNADNSENAYQLCSTAIQSLMTMPMFGGDKVVWLRNVNFLGDDVTGRAQRTEAGVEALRGVLEKGLPDGIRFILSADKVDKRRAFWKFLEKNASVRSYDKIDISRDGWQDEVGRLVEGRARELGLEFEHDALELFIMLAGEQTKQIANELEKIDLYLGKERRKVTEEDVRVLVPLSRAAVIFETGKAIQMGNVARAIQLIDEQLEAEESAVGIMRASIINVVRNLYMAKLVLEKFKPNAGSYSSFAGALNKLPAAERGWLPQKKDGSGVNVFPIFLAVPNAKNFDLAGLQHVMEQTQKADQALVTTGLDHRLVLHRLIAEIAAARKGR; this is encoded by the coding sequence GTGCCCGCAAAAAAGAAGACAGCCTCCGCAAACGCCAGTTTCCACGTGATCGTGGGGAGCGACGACGGGCTGGTGCGGGAGGAGGCTCTGTCGCTTTACAATGAGCTGACGGGCGGGAATGACGACGGTTTCACCCACGAGACCATCGACGGGAATGCGGACAATTCCGAGAACGCCTACCAGCTTTGCTCCACCGCGATCCAGTCGCTGATGACCATGCCGATGTTCGGCGGGGACAAGGTGGTTTGGCTGCGGAACGTGAATTTCCTCGGCGACGACGTCACCGGCCGGGCGCAGCGGACCGAGGCGGGGGTGGAGGCTTTGCGGGGGGTCTTGGAAAAGGGGCTGCCGGATGGGATCAGGTTCATCCTTTCCGCCGACAAGGTGGACAAGAGGAGGGCGTTCTGGAAATTCCTGGAGAAAAACGCATCGGTCCGCAGCTACGACAAGATCGATATCAGCCGGGATGGGTGGCAGGATGAGGTCGGCAGATTGGTCGAGGGCCGTGCCAGGGAGCTGGGTTTGGAGTTCGAACACGATGCGCTGGAGCTCTTCATCATGCTCGCCGGGGAGCAGACAAAGCAGATCGCCAACGAGCTGGAGAAGATAGACCTCTATCTTGGGAAGGAACGCCGCAAGGTCACGGAGGAGGATGTGCGTGTGCTTGTGCCACTGAGCCGGGCGGCGGTAATTTTCGAGACGGGAAAAGCGATCCAGATGGGCAATGTGGCTCGTGCGATCCAGCTCATCGACGAGCAGCTAGAGGCGGAGGAGTCGGCGGTGGGGATCATGCGGGCGTCGATCATCAATGTCGTCCGCAACCTGTACATGGCGAAGCTGGTTCTGGAGAAATTCAAGCCCAATGCCGGGAGCTATTCATCCTTCGCGGGCGCGCTCAACAAGCTTCCGGCCGCCGAGCGTGGCTGGCTGCCGCAGAAAAAGGACGGCTCCGGGGTGAATGTTTTCCCGATCTTCCTTGCGGTGCCGAATGCGAAAAACTTCGATCTCGCAGGCCTGCAGCATGTCATGGAGCAGACGCAGAAAGCGGATCAGGCGCTGGTGACGACCGGGCTGGATCACCGGCTGGTGCTGCACCGGTTGATCGCGGAGATCGCGGCGGCGAGGAAGGGGAGGTAG
- a CDS encoding DUF4126 domain-containing protein, whose amino-acid sequence MEIFGHLGTALGLASLAGINLYLTAFVAGLAIRFNWIELSAAHEGLAVLGNEWVLGVAGVLMVIEFLADKVPWLDSAWDAVHTVLRPVGGILLGMAALGEMNPALLAIGGLLSGVASLTMHGAKAGTRLLVNMSPEPVSNSVASVAEDGLVLGGLTLTALAPVAALFVFVIVLAIAIVIIRRTFGSLRAVWRNFRNRRRPGDPDPTPS is encoded by the coding sequence ATGGAAATTTTTGGACACCTCGGCACCGCTCTCGGCCTGGCATCGCTGGCGGGGATCAACCTTTACCTGACTGCCTTCGTCGCCGGGCTGGCGATCCGTTTCAACTGGATCGAGCTTTCCGCCGCGCACGAAGGCCTGGCGGTGCTGGGCAACGAATGGGTGCTTGGCGTGGCGGGCGTGCTGATGGTGATCGAGTTTTTGGCGGACAAGGTGCCGTGGCTGGACAGCGCCTGGGATGCGGTGCACACGGTGCTGCGGCCTGTGGGTGGCATCCTGCTCGGCATGGCGGCTCTCGGGGAGATGAATCCGGCCCTGCTCGCCATCGGCGGACTGCTTTCCGGCGTAGCCTCGCTGACCATGCACGGTGCGAAGGCGGGGACACGGCTGCTCGTCAACATGTCGCCGGAGCCGGTTTCCAACAGTGTCGCGAGTGTCGCGGAGGATGGGCTGGTGCTCGGCGGGCTGACGCTGACGGCGCTGGCTCCTGTGGCAGCGCTCTTCGTTTTTGTGATCGTGCTGGCCATCGCGATCGTGATCATCCGGAGAACCTTCGGCAGCCTGCGGGCGGTTTGGAGAAATTTCCGGAACCGGAGACGCCCCGGCGATCCGGACCCAACTCCGTCATAA
- a CDS encoding DUF2238 domain-containing protein, which produces MLPVLAWSGWQPFDTLTWWLEVAPVFVGFIVIFIAQAMGWRLSNFALVLVGLHMVVLTVGGHYTYALVPIGDWAKDSFGFSRNHYDRLGHIMQGLVPAIVCREVFIRNKVIAKRGWMAFCTVCFCMAVSAIYELLEWVAALVSEEAAESFLGTQGDNWDTQSDMFCALIGALFAVILLRAPHDRSMRKLS; this is translated from the coding sequence ATGCTCCCCGTGCTCGCCTGGTCGGGATGGCAACCCTTCGACACGCTCACCTGGTGGCTTGAGGTCGCCCCGGTCTTCGTCGGATTCATCGTCATCTTCATCGCCCAGGCGATGGGCTGGAGGCTTTCCAATTTCGCCCTCGTCCTCGTTGGCCTGCACATGGTGGTTCTCACCGTTGGCGGACACTACACCTATGCGCTTGTCCCCATCGGCGATTGGGCGAAGGACTCCTTCGGATTTTCCCGCAACCACTACGACCGCCTCGGCCACATCATGCAGGGCCTCGTCCCCGCCATCGTCTGCCGCGAAGTCTTCATCCGCAACAAGGTGATCGCAAAACGCGGCTGGATGGCCTTCTGCACCGTCTGCTTCTGCATGGCCGTCAGCGCCATCTACGAACTCCTCGAATGGGTCGCTGCCCTTGTCTCGGAAGAAGCCGCCGAATCATTCCTCGGCACCCAAGGCGACAACTGGGACACCCAGAGCGACATGTTCTGCGCCCTCATCGGCGCGCTCTTCGCGGTGATCCTGCTGCGGGCACCGCACGACCGCTCGATGCGGAAACTTTCCTAG